A region of the Nitrospirota bacterium genome:
AATGTAGTTTTGGGAACCGACAATTGTGTGGCCGCCGCCTTTCTTTGTCCCTCTGTGTATGGTCACATATTCCCGGATAATATTCTTATCTCCGATGGTAACTCTCGTCTCTTCACCTGCATAAGAAATATCCTGCGGCGGTGTCCCTATAGTTGAAAAAGGGTATATCCTGTTTCCTTTCCCAATCTCTGTCCATCCGTCAATAACAACATGTGATTCAATAATAGTCCCATCCCCAATCTTTACATTCTCCCCTATTATTGAAAACGCCCCTATGCTCACACCCTCACCCAGCTTCGCCCCCGGGTGTACAATCGCTGTTGAATGAATATTATTCATAAATTTTTTCTTTCCTCTTTTTTTCTTTCTTGCTTCTGACTTCTTGCTTCTTGCTTCTAACTTCTGCTCACCGCTCACTCATTTATCCCCGACCATTGCCATCATCTCCGCCTCACACACTTTTTTACCATCCACTGTTGCAGTGCCTTTTAATTTCCAGTACGGCTCCCTTGCCTGGATGACCTGTAATTCAAAACGTATCTGATCACCGGGTAATACTGGTTTCCTGAATTTTGCCCTGTCAATCCCAGTGAAATAGACGAGTTTATTGGAGATGTCCATCTTTTTTTCAGAAGACTTGAATGCCAGAACCCCGCCGACCTGGGCCATTGCCTCGATTATTAAAACACCCGGCATTACAGGATGACCTGGAAAATGACCCTGAAAAAACCCCTCGTTTATTGTAACATTCTTGATGCCGACTATTCTCTTTCCAAGCTCAATCTCAATAATCCTGTCTACGAGAAGAAACGGGTATCTGTGCGGCAGTATCCTCTGGATTTCAATTATGTCCATGCTTTCCTCCTTCATCAGAAAATCTCCATAGCTCACCCTCCCCCTAACCCCCTCCCGTCAAGGGAGGGGGAATAAACATTAGCTTCCCTCTCCCCTGGCGGGAGAGGGTCCGGGTGAGGTGGCCTCATTTTCCTCAACCTTCAAATCTTTTCTTCGTGCCTTTCTGTTTCTGTTTTTGTTGATGCCTTTTCCATCTCCTTAACCTTATTCTCAAGAGCAAGTAGTTTCTGTCTTAACTCAGGCAAGCCGTCGAATACTGCCATCGTTCTTAACCAATCTTTGTGTTGTATTGCCGGCATACCGGAGACTGTTTGCCCGTCTTTAATCTCTTTTGTTACACCTGCCTTGGCAGCAACTGTTACATTATCTCCCACTTTTACGTGACCTGTTACACCGGCCTGACCTGCAAGGGTTACGCGTTTTCCAATTGTTGAGCTTCCTGCAATCCCTGCCTGAGCTGCAAAAATACAATCTTCTCCAATGGTAACATTATGTGCAACCTGCACGAGATTATCTATCTTTGTTCCTCGCTTTATAATCGTGTTACCTAATGTCCCCCTGTCAATAGTTGTGTTTGCCCCTATCTCAACATTGTCCTCAATAATCACGCCGCCCTTCTGAGGTATCTTGTGATGAATACCTTTATGGAAGACATATCCGAAGCCGTCACTCCCAATCACTGCACCGCTGTGTATTATTACACCTGCCCCAATTGTGACATCTTCACGTATGGTCACATTCGGGTAAATGAGTGTATTGCTCCCCACAGACGACCCTTCTCCAATGAATGTGCCGGGATAGATAATAACATTTTCACCGATTGTTACACAATCTTGGATGTATACAAAGGGATATATGGTAACATTATTTCCTAATTGGACATTATTTCCTATAACAGCTCTTTCGTCTATCCCTTGTTGCCCTTTCCGGATATCAGGAATTTCATAAAATATATTCAGCAGTTGGGAAAAGGCATAATATGGATTATCTACTTTAATTGCCGGCAGTCTGTCAAAGGCCAGATCCCTTGGGATAGCTACTGCTGATGCCCTGGTATTTTCAAGGTCTTTGATGTGTCTCCTGTGGGCAAGGAAGCTAATGTCACCTTCTACTGCCTCCTTCAGTCCTGCTACATTGGATACCAGTATGTTCTCATAATTACCTGTTAATTCGCCCTCAAGTCTATTTGCAATTTCTTCGAGGGTTATTTTGATCTTAGGTTTCATCCGAAAATCCTCAAAAAATGACCACAAATTTCATCCGAAAATTACCTCCGTCGGGGTTAGAAAACCCCGCCTATCCATATCTACGAGGATAGGCGGGACATTCTTGTCCCGCTGATTTTCATGCCCCTTTGTGATCGCCCCGCTCATGACGGTTCATCCGAAAATAACCCCCCCATGCCCCCCCTTGAACAAAGGGGGGGATTGCCGTTGGCCATTGAGCACCAATGGAACTTTCCCCCCCTTAACAAGGGGGGGGCTTGGGGGGGTGGTTTTCATCCTCCTTTGTGAACCCACGGTTCATGACGGTTCATCCGAAAATTCTCAAAAAATGACCACAAATTTCACGAATAAGACGAATTTCACGAATAAAAACTGTATATTTTTAAATTCGAGTCATTCGTAATATTTGTGTCATTCGTGTTCCATTTTCATTCTCCTTACTTATCTTTTTCTGTTTTCGGCGCCTCTTTTGTGATGTTTTTATCAATCTCCTTGATCAGTTGTTCTGTAAGGTCGAGTGATGGTTTTGAATACATGACAGTATTTGATGCAGGGTTGTTTAAGATCATAGAATAACCATCTTTTTCTCCGAATATTTTTACAATCTTCTCAAGGTTTTTATTGAATTCTTCAAGTT
Encoded here:
- the fabZ gene encoding 3-hydroxyacyl-ACP dehydratase FabZ, which encodes MDIIEIQRILPHRYPFLLVDRIIEIELGKRIVGIKNVTINEGFFQGHFPGHPVMPGVLIIEAMAQVGGVLAFKSSEKKMDISNKLVYFTGIDRAKFRKPVLPGDQIRFELQVIQAREPYWKLKGTATVDGKKVCEAEMMAMVGDK
- the lpxD gene encoding UDP-3-O-(3-hydroxymyristoyl)glucosamine N-acyltransferase, coding for MKITLEEIANRLEGELTGNYENILVSNVAGLKEAVEGDISFLAHRRHIKDLENTRASAVAIPRDLAFDRLPAIKVDNPYYAFSQLLNIFYEIPDIRKGQQGIDERAVIGNNVQLGNNVTIYPFVYIQDCVTIGENVIIYPGTFIGEGSSVGSNTLIYPNVTIREDVTIGAGVIIHSGAVIGSDGFGYVFHKGIHHKIPQKGGVIIEDNVEIGANTTIDRGTLGNTIIKRGTKIDNLVQVAHNVTIGEDCIFAAQAGIAGSSTIGKRVTLAGQAGVTGHVKVGDNVTVAAKAGVTKEIKDGQTVSGMPAIQHKDWLRTMAVFDGLPELRQKLLALENKVKEMEKASTKTETERHEEKI